A stretch of the Deinococcus aestuarii genome encodes the following:
- a CDS encoding UDP-glucose dehydrogenase family protein: protein MQNSSALQVAIVGTGYVGLTTGVALAHLGHTVVGVDQDPGKVQMLREGRSPIHEVHLEDLLRASGEQLRFTTHLSEGLQGADVAIIAVGTPPKPNGEADTRYVEAVAREIAQHLTEGQRLVVVVKSTVPIGSNQRVASVIARVLRERQVQAHVSFASNPEFLREGMALYDTFYPDRIVVGTADDHATTVLRQLYRPLLEQTFTPPPGLPRPSAFPLPPLVTTDTTSAEMIKYAANAFLATKISFINEIAGLCERVGADVTEVARGMGLDTRIGSRFLQAGLGWGGSCFPKDTQALQAVAAEYGYTMPIIQAARDVNARQRKLMVEKLQRTLKVLRGRTVAVLGLAFKPGTDDVRDSAGMDVLRMLLECDVHLRAYDPVALDAAQRALPDMEVDWAYTAQEALEGADAVLIATEWEEFQTLDWAVLATRMRTPVVVDGRNVLNPAALRAAGFTYVGVGR, encoded by the coding sequence ATGCAAAATTCTTCCGCTTTACAGGTTGCCATCGTGGGCACGGGCTACGTGGGCCTGACCACCGGGGTCGCCCTGGCCCACCTGGGCCATACCGTCGTCGGCGTCGACCAGGACCCCGGCAAGGTCCAGATGCTCCGGGAAGGTCGCAGCCCCATCCACGAGGTGCATCTCGAAGACCTGCTGAGGGCCTCCGGCGAGCAGCTGCGCTTCACCACTCACCTGAGTGAGGGCCTCCAGGGTGCCGACGTCGCCATCATCGCGGTCGGCACGCCACCCAAGCCCAACGGCGAGGCCGACACCCGCTATGTCGAGGCCGTCGCCCGCGAGATCGCCCAGCACCTGACCGAGGGACAGCGGCTGGTGGTCGTCGTCAAGTCCACCGTGCCCATCGGCAGTAATCAGCGCGTCGCCTCGGTGATCGCCCGGGTGCTGCGCGAGCGGCAGGTCCAGGCCCACGTGAGCTTTGCCTCCAACCCCGAGTTCCTGCGCGAGGGCATGGCCCTCTACGACACCTTCTACCCCGACCGCATCGTCGTCGGCACGGCTGATGACCACGCCACCACTGTCTTGCGCCAGCTTTACCGTCCGCTGCTTGAACAGACCTTCACGCCGCCCCCCGGTCTCCCCCGCCCCTCTGCTTTTCCTCTCCCGCCGCTGGTCACCACCGACACGACGAGTGCGGAGATGATCAAATACGCGGCCAACGCCTTCCTCGCCACCAAGATCAGCTTCATCAACGAGATTGCCGGGCTGTGCGAGCGCGTCGGGGCGGACGTGACCGAGGTCGCCCGTGGCATGGGGCTGGATACCCGGATCGGGTCGCGCTTCCTGCAAGCCGGGCTGGGGTGGGGGGGAAGCTGCTTTCCCAAGGACACCCAGGCGTTGCAGGCGGTGGCCGCCGAGTACGGCTACACCATGCCGATCATCCAGGCGGCCCGCGACGTGAACGCACGGCAGCGGAAACTGATGGTCGAGAAGCTCCAGCGCACCCTCAAGGTGCTGCGCGGGCGGACGGTGGCGGTGCTGGGGCTGGCCTTCAAGCCCGGTACCGACGACGTGCGCGACTCGGCGGGCATGGACGTGCTGCGGATGCTGCTGGAGTGTGACGTGCATCTGCGGGCGTATGACCCGGTGGCGCTCGACGCTGCTCAACGGGCATTGCCGGACATGGAGGTGGACTGGGCCTACACGGCACAGGAGGCGTTGGAGGGGGCTGATGCCGTGCTGATCGCCACCGAGTGGGAGGAATTTCAGACGCTGGACTGGGCGGTGCTGGCCACCCGGATGCGCACGCCAGTGGTGGTGGACGGCCGTAACGTCCTGAATCCGGCGGCCTTGCGCGCCGCCGGATTCACCTACGTGGGGGTCGGCCGGTGA